A region of Gammaproteobacteria bacterium DNA encodes the following proteins:
- a CDS encoding methylamine utilization protein, whose product MNMKKIVIAGLSITALLGSGIVAAEEYVVEQKDKAFVMSGAHIEELTVKVGDTIKFQNEDAFFHNIFSLSDLKTFDLGSFPKGDVRAVTFDEAGMVEIECAIHPDMYMEVEVK is encoded by the coding sequence ATGAATATGAAAAAAATAGTTATTGCAGGGCTTTCTATTACTGCACTGTTAGGAAGTGGGATTGTTGCTGCCGAGGAGTATGTTGTTGAGCAAAAAGACAAAGCATTTGTGATGAGTGGTGCTCACATTGAAGAGTTAACTGTCAAAGTTGGGGATACCATTAAATTTCAAAATGAAGATGCTTTTTTCCATAATATATTTTCATTATCTGATTTAAAAACGTTTGATTTAGGTTCATTTCCGAAAGGAGATGTACGTGCAGTGACGTTTGATGAAGCGGGTATGGTTGAAATTGAATGTGCTATCCATCCCGATATGTATATGGAAGTGGAGGTTAAGTAA
- a CDS encoding cytochrome c — protein sequence MTNIRQWFNQLSPLILSLLIFTVAMAQMGTAEARKSKEDKQLIRGGIVFKNYCVLCHGDIGDGYSRASKLYGVASLVIQPNTTEYYEKMITLGGEAVGKSSYMPMWGDELSKEQIHDVAVYLKILGDKVLRGEAVYKQNCILCHGVNADGKGRAAKLYDPKPPNLRTSKHPIEYKEMIVRKGGGALGRSSIMPPWELQLTNQEIKDIASYLKSIEE from the coding sequence ATGACAAACATCCGGCAATGGTTTAACCAATTGAGCCCACTTATATTATCACTGCTGATTTTTACAGTGGCAATGGCGCAAATGGGTACAGCCGAAGCTCGAAAATCAAAAGAAGATAAACAACTTATTCGTGGCGGAATTGTTTTCAAAAATTACTGTGTACTTTGTCATGGTGATATTGGTGATGGCTATTCACGAGCGAGCAAATTGTATGGTGTTGCCAGCCTGGTGATTCAGCCAAATACTACAGAGTATTATGAAAAAATGATTACTTTGGGTGGTGAAGCTGTGGGTAAATCGTCTTATATGCCTATGTGGGGTGATGAATTATCAAAGGAGCAAATTCACGATGTGGCTGTTTATTTGAAAATTTTGGGTGATAAGGTGTTGCGTGGTGAAGCGGTTTATAAACAAAACTGCATTCTTTGTCATGGTGTGAATGCCGATGGTAAAGGTCGGGCAGCCAAGCTGTATGACCCGAAGCCGCCTAACCTTAGAACGTCAAAGCACCCTATAGAATATAAAGAGATGATTGTTCGTAAGGGTGGGGGTGCTTTGGGTCGTTCTTCGATTATGCCGCCTTGGGAGCTTCAATTAACCAATCAGGAAATTAAAGACATTGCTTCTTATTTAAAGTCGATTGAAGAGTAG